AATTTCTCCCCGCCGCCTGACTTGAAAATATCGACGGTTTCGCCGCACTGGGGACAGATAAAGCCGCTCATGTTCTCCAGCACGCCCAGCACCGGCAGGTTCAACTGGGAGCAAAAGCTGATGGAACGACGCACATCAGCCACCGACAATTCCTGCGGCTGCGTGACCACTACAGCACCGGTGGGGTTTTTCAGCAACTGCACAATGGACAGCGGTTCATCGCCGGTGCCCGGAGGGCAGTCGACGATCAGATAATCCAATTTGCCCCACTCCACATCCTGCAGCAGTTGTTTGATGGCGCCCATCTTCATGGGGCCGCGCCAGATCACCGCCTGCCGTTCGTTCTGCAACAGCAGGCCCAAAGACATGATTTTGAGTTTTTCGCCATAGCTGAGCGGAATCAGACTGCCGTCCCGCGCTTCGGCCTTTTTATTCTCCATGCCCATGAGTTTTGGAATGCTGGGTCCGTGAAAGTCGATGTCCAGCAGACCCACACTGCGGCCGGACAGGGCGAGGGACATGGCCAGATTGGCCGCGATGGTGCTTTTGCCGACTCCGCCTTTGCCCGAGAGCACGATGATCTGGTAGGTGATGTCGCTGATCGTTTTTGCCAATTTGATTTCCGCCAACGCGTCGTCCAGGGTTTGGTCGTTATGGCCGGCGCTTTCGTGGTTCATGGGGTCTCCTTCAGTTTAAATGATCGATCAAGTTTTTTGCGCTACCGCCTGATCCAGTTTTTTAATGAACGCGCCGAGATTGGTCCAACGCCGGCGTAGGGATTCCGCCCACAACCCGAGATGGCGCTTGCCCGCAGCGGTGATGGTGTACAGCCGCTTGGCCGCGCCCGGGTGGCTGGTGTCCCATGCTGAGGCCACCAGGCCTACTTTTTCCAGATGGCGCAGGGTGCGATACACGGCGCCCGGATCCGCCGGCCCGCGGATGAACCCCAACTCCGGCAGAGCGGACATCAGTTCGTAGCCATGACAGGGTTTTTCCATCAATAAAAAAAGGAGGGAGGGCTCCACCCAGCGGCTCTGACGCTCCCGGTAGCAGCCGCAGCCGTGCGCAGACTGTTTCTGCATGATCGGCTCTCAGGCGTTTAATGGGATTGTTATATGTTTCATACATATAAGGTAGCAAACCTCAGCAACAAGTTCAATAAAAATGTCTGTGATTTGACGATCAGAGTTGTTATTTTCATTAGCGACACCAGGCGAAGAAAACTACCAGGCCGAATACGATGCTCCTGATCAAAGCCGGCGGCTCAGCGCTGACGGATAAAACGATCCCCTATTCTTTTCGCGAACCGGCGGTCCACTCGTTGGCCGGGCAGCTGGCACGAATCCACGAGCCCATGATCCTGGCGCACGGCGTCGGTTCTTTCGGCCATCCGCCGGCCAAAGAGCATCGCATCGGCCTGGGCGATGATGCGACGCCGGAACGGCGTCAGGGGCTGGCGATCACCCAGTACTGGGTGGATGAGTTGGCTCAGCGCGTGATCAAGATTCTGATCGACGCACGGCTGCCGGCCCTGCTCACCGCTGCCGACATGCTCTTTATCACTGAGGATCGGCGCATTGTCGATTTTCACGCCGAGCCGATCCAACGTTGCCTGATGATGAATCTGATCCCTGTGCTGCACGGCGATGGTCCACTGGACCGCCGGCAGGGATTTGCGGTGTTGTCGGCGGATCAGATCGTCATCTACCTGGCGCGATTTTTTGCCGCGCGCAAAGTGATTTTTGCCATGGATGTGCCGGGCATATTGCGCAACGGCCGTCCCATCCCGCGGCTGTCCTTCAGTGATCTTCCGGCTGTGCAGAAGGAGATCCTCTCCAGCCAGGACGCCAGCGGCGGTCTGATCAAAAAGCTGGAAGAGATCAGCGCATTGGCCGGCACGGGCATCGAGGTGCAGTTGGTGTCGTTGCTGGAACCGGACGCCCTGCTGGCCGCTGCCCGCAACGAAGAACGGGGCACACTTATTTCTGAGAAGAGTTAGAACAAAACACCTTCGTAAGGAGGGACCTTACGAAGGTTCCCCTAAACAGGAGGCATTATGACCCCATGGTTTGGCGGTTCCCTGCTCTGGAACAGTCTGGTTGGGCTGGTGGAGATCGTGTATATTTTCATCGTCATCGGTCTGATGGATAAACTGGTGGCGCGGGGGTTTCCCGCAGACCTGTCGCGTAAGGTGATCCACATCGCCGCCGGTTCTTTTGTCATCTTTTGGCCGCTGTTTGACGCCTCCCACTGGTCCCGCATTTTCTGCGTGGCCATGCCCTTCATCTGGGTGCTGCTGTTTGTTTCCAAAGGGCTTTCCAAAAACACCGAGGATCCGGCGGTCAAGACCATGACCCGGACCGGCAATCCGCGTGAACTGCTGCGCGGGCCGTTGATGTTCGCCGTCATGATGGTGGCGATCGGACTGGCGCTGTTCAATCGCGTTTCGGCGGTCGTGGCCCTGGGTATGATGACCTGGGGCGACGGCCTGGCTCCCTATTTCGGCGCCAAATTCGGTAAAGCCGGATACCAAACGCTGGGCGCAAGAAAAACCCTTGTCGGCAGTTTTACGGTTTTCATCGCCGGCGTAGCCGGCAGCGTGTTGATGCTGATGGTGACCGGCCTGACCGGCGTCGGCATTCCCTGGTCTGCGCTGCTGGTCAGCGGATTGGCGGCCATGATCATCGAGGCGCTCAGCCCGCGCGATGTGGACAATATCACCATCCCTTTGAGCACACTGGTTGTGTTTTATCTATTGCAGGGACGGCTCTAAATAAGGAAGAGCAGAACAGCGATGAATCATGTAGAACGATTTCGTGCGGTGATGAATTTTCAGCCTGTAGACCGGCTGCCGCGCTGGGAGTGGGCCATGTGGTGGGATAAAACCCTGGAGCGCTGGCGTCGGGAGGGATTGCCGCCGGAGCAGCGCACCGTGTTTGAGATTCATGACTATTTCGGATTGGATCCGTACATACAGTTCTGGCTCTCAACCACCGATGCCACCATCGAGGCGATCCAGCATCACGGGCTCGGCATGTTGTCGAGCATGGATGAATATCTCAAAGTACGGCCGCATCTGTATCCCGATCACTCTTCGGCCATCTCTGCCATGGAGCCGTGGCTCGTGCGGCAAAGCAAAGGCGAAGCGGTGGTGTGGATCACCCTGGAGGGTTTTTTCTGGTTCCCGCGCACGCTCATGGGATTCACCGATCTGATGCTGGCCTACTATGACCAACCGGAGCTGATCCATCGCATGAACGAGGATCTGCTCCAGTTCAATCTGCGGGTGTTGGAGCAGATTGAAAAGCTGGGGCGGCCCACTTTTATGACCCTGGCTGAGGATATGTCCTTCAATCACGGCCCAATGATCTCGCGGGCGCTGTGCGAGCAATTCATGACGCCCTACTATGTCAAACTCGTCGAGCGGCTCAACGAGATGGAGATGGTCGTCATTGTGGACACCGACGGCGATGTCACCGCCCTGGTTCCCTGGTTGCAGTCCGTGGGTGTGGACGGTGTGCTGCCGCTGGAGCGGCAGGCCGGAGTGGACGGATTTGCCCTACGCCAGCAATTCCCCACGCTGCGCATGATCGGCCATTTTGACAAAATGGTAATGAACAAGGGAGAGGCGGCCATACGCCGAGAATTCGAACGGCTGCAGCCGTTGGTGCAGAGCGGCGGTTATATTCCCGGCGTGGACCATCAGACGCCGCCGGCGGTGTCCTTGACTGAATACCGATTATACCTCAAATTACTGGAAGAGTATACCCGCCGATGACGCCAGGGCGGGAATGAGGCCGCGGAACGGGCGCGAGTGGAGTGCGCCGTGAAACCATGCGCCGACGGCAGCCTCTTTGCGGGCGCTTAATGACTTCCCACCTGAAAGGCATATCTCCCGGAACCGATTTCACAGGTGATCCTGTCTTTGTGCGTGCGCGCAAGTGCGCAGGGCGGTTCAGCCTTGATGCGCTCAGAGACAGCGGCCGGCAGCGATAGCCGGGCTGTGGTGTTGGCCGGAATTTCGATGGCATAAACGCGTACCTTGTTTTTCTTTTTCCAGGACACGCTTACCAGTCCTCGCGGCGTGATGACAGAGGCTTGCACAGAGTCCAGTGCATCCGGCACAAAAGGATCGATGAGAATATATTCATATCCGGGTCTGCTTTCGTCGGCCCGAATGCCGGCCAGCGTTTTAAAAAACCACGCGTCAATGCTGCCCAGCATCACATGATTGTGTGAACCCTGCAAATTCCAGAATTCGCTCAACGTAGTGCGGCCGGCGAGCAGGTGTTGCCAACTCGGATAGCCCTTTTGCGTTATCAAGCGCCAGGCGGCGTCTGCATGCTGCTGCTGCGTCAGCGCTTCAATCAGGTATTTGGCGCCGAGCACGCCGACGGTGAAATGGCCGTCGTGGCCGGCTATGTCGCTGAGGATGTTGTGCAACACGGCGGGCTGTTCCATTGAATCCGGCAGGCCGAGAAAAAGCGGAAACGCATTGCTGAACTGACTGCCCGGTTCGTAGTGATGTTTTTCCTTGTTATAAAAATTTTTATTCAGAGCCCTGCGTATGTTTTCAGCCAGCCGCTCATAGGTCTGTGCCTCATCATCGTGTTCCAACACATGCGCCGCTTTGGCGAGAATCACGGCGTTGTAATAATAGAACGCTGTGCCGACAAGCGGTGGATCGCCCTCCTTCCAGCCCTCTGCCGTGCTGCCCCAGTCGCCGATCCAGTATTTGGGCAGAATGAACTC
The genomic region above belongs to bacterium and contains:
- a CDS encoding Mrp/NBP35 family ATP-binding protein, with protein sequence MNHESAGHNDQTLDDALAEIKLAKTISDITYQIIVLSGKGGVGKSTIAANLAMSLALSGRSVGLLDIDFHGPSIPKLMGMENKKAEARDGSLIPLSYGEKLKIMSLGLLLQNERQAVIWRGPMKMGAIKQLLQDVEWGKLDYLIVDCPPGTGDEPLSIVQLLKNPTGAVVVTQPQELSVADVRRSISFCSQLNLPVLGVLENMSGFICPQCGETVDIFKSGGGEKLAQAMQVPFLGKIPIDPTIVQAGDNGEPFIYFYAKTETGAIFNRITAELQDRIEKQGDAKTV
- a CDS encoding PadR family transcriptional regulator — translated: MQKQSAHGCGCYRERQSRWVEPSLLFLLMEKPCHGYELMSALPELGFIRGPADPGAVYRTLRHLEKVGLVASAWDTSHPGAAKRLYTITAAGKRHLGLWAESLRRRWTNLGAFIKKLDQAVAQKT
- a CDS encoding isopentenyl phosphate kinase family protein, which encodes MLLIKAGGSALTDKTIPYSFREPAVHSLAGQLARIHEPMILAHGVGSFGHPPAKEHRIGLGDDATPERRQGLAITQYWVDELAQRVIKILIDARLPALLTAADMLFITEDRRIVDFHAEPIQRCLMMNLIPVLHGDGPLDRRQGFAVLSADQIVIYLARFFAARKVIFAMDVPGILRNGRPIPRLSFSDLPAVQKEILSSQDASGGLIKKLEEISALAGTGIEVQLVSLLEPDALLAAARNEERGTLISEKS
- a CDS encoding phosphatidate cytidylyltransferase, whose translation is MTPWFGGSLLWNSLVGLVEIVYIFIVIGLMDKLVARGFPADLSRKVIHIAAGSFVIFWPLFDASHWSRIFCVAMPFIWVLLFVSKGLSKNTEDPAVKTMTRTGNPRELLRGPLMFAVMMVAIGLALFNRVSAVVALGMMTWGDGLAPYFGAKFGKAGYQTLGARKTLVGSFTVFIAGVAGSVLMLMVTGLTGVGIPWSALLVSGLAAMIIEALSPRDVDNITIPLSTLVVFYLLQGRL